A section of the Primulina eburnea isolate SZY01 chromosome 1, ASM2296580v1, whole genome shotgun sequence genome encodes:
- the LOC140837410 gene encoding single-stranded DNA-binding protein, mitochondrial: MASSLSRKLCGGICTRYNAKANIPFVSFCTKNLLSAETEADSDSDFETAHLSSSKQKQFTGNTERTLENGLDLGIYKAILIGQLGQAPIPKKLKSGRIVTLLSIGTGGIRNNRRPLDNEEPKDYANRCAVQWHRVSLYPERLGELAVKNFVPGSILYVEGNLETKIFNDPISGLVRRIREIAVRRNGRVLYLGNGNDAEKLSKVDFGGVGYY, translated from the exons ATGGCTTCTTCACTTTCAAGAAAGCTTTGCGGTGGAATTTGTACCAGGTACAACGCAAAAGCGAACATCCCTTTCGTTTCTTTCTGCACAAAAAATCTACTATCTGCAGAGACAGAGGCAGATTCTGACTCTGATTTTGAAACGGCCCATCTTTCCTCATCAAAACAGAAGCAGTTTACGGGCAATACTGAGCGAACCCTCGAAAACGGTTTGGACCTGGGAATTTACAAG GCAATATTGATTGGGCAATTGGGACAGGCTCCtataccaaagaaattaaagAGTGGGAGGATAGTTACTCTGCTCTCTATTGGAACTGGGGGCATCCGGAACAACAGGAGGCCTTTGGATAATGAAGAACCCAAGGACTATGCAAATCGTTGTGCAGTGCAGTGGCATAGGGTTTCATTATATCCTGAGAGATTGGGAGAACTTGCAGTGAAGAATTTTGTTCCCGG TTCTATCTTGTATGTGGAAGGGAATCTAGAGACAAAAATCTTCAATGATCCCATAAGTGGTCTTGTTCGGCGAATACGAGAGATTGCTGTAAGGAGAAATG GTCGGGTTTTGTATTTAGGGAACGGAAACGATGCCGAGAAGCTATCAAAAGTTGATTTTGGAGGGGTTGGTTATTATTAA
- the LOC140837415 gene encoding uncharacterized protein, whose translation MVTVSKTLNMPEGLVKDGSFKWLSRTQSIFDEEVEEQRRSTSAGNVWLPELSPPANAVVHRCSKILGLSTCQLRENFDGEPSDFLKHHSNFARNFLGYCCFLALSHFIRVINYRDDKNFCRLIFDMMISWEFHAASSQPFPTLDNDATVGIEAFSRITPAVPIFSNVIVADKIFEVLSDSTSRRLHFSIYDQYLIQLERVTRKFQSQSESSLLSSQRLGRGEKVLEVDGTAASQPVIEHGVSAWPGRLTLTDHALHFEDLRVVSYDKAKMYDLADELQQIIRPDLSGPWGSRLFDNAVFYKSNSSSEPVVMESPELKVHTRRDYWLAIIREVL comes from the exons ATGGTTACGGTGAGCAAAACACTAAATATGCCGGAGGGTCTGGTGAAAGATGGGTCATTCAAGTGGTTGTCTAGAACGCAAAGCATATTTGATGAAGAGGTCGAAGAGCAGAGAAGATCTACGTCTGCAGGGAATGTTTGGCTACCAGAGCTCTCTCCACCTGCAAATGCTGTGGTCCACAGATGTTCAAA AATCCTTGGCCTTTCTACATGCCAACTTCGAGAAAATTTTGATGGAGAGCCTTCTGATTTTCTTAAGCATCATTCCAATTTTGCGCGGAACTTTTTGGGATACTGTTGCTTCCTGGCTCTTTCTCATTTTATTCGAGTAATCAATTATCGAGACGACAAGAACTTTTGCCGGCTTATATTTGACATGATGATTTCATGGGAGTTTCATGCAGCTTCCAGCCAACCATTTCCAACT TTGGACAATGATGCCACAGTTGGAATAGAGGCTTTTTCTCGAATCACTCCTGCAGTTCCCATTTTTAGTAATGTGATTGTTGCTGATAAGATATTTGAGGTGCTTTCAGATTCAACGAGCCGCCGGCTTCATTTCTCTATCTACGACCAGTACCTCATTCAATTGGAAAG GGTAACACGAAAATTTCAGTCTCAATCTGAATCCTCTCTCCTATCATCCCAACGATTAGGAAGAGGAGAAAAAGTTCTGGAAGTTGATGGCACAGCCGCTAGCCAACCAGTTATCGAACATGGTGTATCTGCATGGCCAG GTCGTTTAACTCTGACAGACCATGCACTACACTTTGAAGATCTTCGGGTTGTTTCTTATGACAAAGCTAAGATGTATGATCTAGCAGATGAATTACAGCAAATCATCAGACCTGATCTCTCTGGGCCATGGGGTAGTAGGCTTTTTGACAACGCAGTCTTTTACAAATCAAATTCTTC ATCAGAACCGGTTGTTATGGAGTCTCCAGAGCTTAAAGTTCATACCCGTCGTGACTATTGGTTAGCTATTATTCGTGAAGTTCTATAG
- the LOC140813547 gene encoding protein MIZU-KUSSEI 1-like: MNNEKISTKKHFQWTTKISNIEEKNDKSNVSSFFLQEPQKILKSSSKKHNQNDFTEVEAGKSCRPRRKKLQAAFAVSRLQAVLNSFIRIRASRQLVLGTLFGNKRGNAHLSFQKDAKSAPSLLVELATPITGLVREMGPGLVRIAFECENRGRTSQASLLDEPAWRTYCNGNKLGFATRVECGEKEWKILKTVEPISMGAGVLGKEKEEEDAVIYMRAKFERVVGTANSEAFYMINPDNKTAPELSVYFLRA, translated from the exons ATGAATAACGAGAAAATATCCACCAAGAAGCATTTCCAGTGGACAACAAAGATCAGCaatattgaagagaaaaatgatAAAAGCAATGTGTCCAGCTTTTTCCTCCAAGAACCACAGAAGATATTGAAATCTTCGTCCAAGAAACATAATCAGAACGATTTCACGGAGGTGGAAGCAGGAAAATCTTGTCGTCCAAGGAGAAAGAAACTGCAAGCTGCATTCGCTGTTTCCAGGCTGCAAGCCGTGCTAAATTCCTTCATAAGAATTCGAGCATCGCGACAACTAGTTCTGGGAACCCTTTTCGGAAACAAGCGTGGTAATGCGCATCTGTCTTTCCAGAAGGATGCGAAATCAGCCCCGAGTTTGTTGGTTGAACTCGCAACACCAATAACAG GGTTGGTCCGAGAGATGGGTCCGGGACTAGTTCGTATTGCCTTCGAGTGTGAGAACAGAGGTCGGACGAGTCAGGCTAGTCTCTTAGACGAGCCGGCGTGGAGGACTTATTGTAATGGGAACAAGCTCGGGTTCGCGACGAGGGTGGAATGTGGGGAGAAGGAGTGGAAGATATTGAAAACCGTGGAGCCAATATCTATGGGAGCTGGTGTTCtaggaaaagaaaaagaagaagaagatgcagTGATATATATGAGGGCTAAATTCGAAAGAGTTGTGGGAACTGCAAATTCTGAGGCATTCTACATGATCAATCCTGATAACAAGACTGCTCCTGAACTTAGTGTTTACTTTCTCAGAGCTTAg
- the LOC140837424 gene encoding kinesin-like protein KIN-8A isoform X2: MPVSTRSQNSSSQSQNDGNQGRGSRAPKKDPQEYTQKMGVNPHHGLKEKMKALTLLYEQQKRGLKEPRLLTHPSVDLVGSSKRDEKENKILKNVMREFAFSAHFPYKLPPRPVIDDFKETKRSSTVVRKLSMGPNVELREAKKENIQEMGNLAEKTRSGVSRILVFVRLRPMSKKEKESGSKCCVRIVNRRDVYLTEFSNEKDYLRLKRVRGRHFTFDASFPESTNQREVYCTTTEELVEAVLQGRNGSVFCYGATGAGKTYTMLGTVENPGVMVLAIKDLFNKIRQRSFDGHHEVNLSYLEVYNETVRDLLSPGRPLVLREDKQGILAAGLTQYRAFSTDEVMALLQQGNLNRTTEPTRANETSSRSHAILQVSVEYRTKDALNIVVDRIGKLSLIDLAGSERAIATDQRTLRSLEGANINKSLLALSSCINALVEGKKHIPYRNSKLTQLLKDSLGGACNTVMIANIGPSSFSFGETQNTLHWADRAKEIRLKASEVNEEMQIPDSETDQAKLLLELQKENRELRVELARQQQKLLTIQAQNLALNSSPTPSTVSSLLSPAPSSCQPNEKRKPRSFFSEKNCFTPESKKKVGTESVRDLSKTVKALEAEIERLKKDHTLQIKQKDGYINELSRKVEALSRVGGGEGVAGVITRSRLKAKEPTKGDSKCPSHRFLSPAPTAKKRTFWDITAANSPSIATITGRKTRSHFLAGAAAPSMLLQPGFSRQITEILQS, encoded by the exons ATGCCCGTATCGACAAGATCACAGAATTCGAGCAGCCAATCACAGAATGATGGGAATCAAGGGAGAGGAAGCAGAGCGCCCAAGAAAGATCCACAAGAATACACCCAGAAGATGGGTGTAAACCCGCACCATGGCCTCAAAGAGAAGATGAAAGCATTGACCCTTTTGTACGAGCAGCAGAAACGGGGCCTCAAGGAGCCTCGATTATTGACGCACCCGAGTGTCGACCTCGTCGGTTCTTCCAAGAGAGATGAGAAAGAGAACAAAATTTTGAAGAATGTGATGAGGGAGTTCGCATTTAGTGCTCATTTTCCGTATAAGTTGCCGCCACGCCCagttattgatgattttaaggAGACAAAAAGGTCGAGTACAGTGGTGAGAAAACTCTCGATGGGGCCTAATGTGGAGTTAAGAGAAGCTAAGAAGGAAAATATCCAAGAAATGGGGAATCTTGCAGAGAAGACGAGAAGCGGGGTGAGCCGGATTCTTGTGTTTGTGAGGTTGAGGCCTATGTCGAAGAAGGAAAAGGAATCTGGATCAAAGTGTTGTGTACGAATCGTGAATAGAAGAGATGTTTATTTGACGGAATTCTCGAATGAGAAAGACTACCTTAGGCTAAAGAGGGTCCGTGGACGACACTTCACGTTTGATGCTTCCTTTCCGGAGTCTACTAACCAACGGGAGGTTTACTGCACAAC aACAGAAGAACTCGTTGAAGCTGTTTTGCAGGGAAGAAATGGCTCGGTCTTCTGTTATGGTGCCACAGGAGCAGGAAAAACTTATACAATGCTTGGTACGGTTGAGAATCCGGGGGTGATGGTCTTAGCTATTAAGGATCTCTTCAACAAAATAAGGCAAAGGAGTTTTGATGGACATCATGAAGTCAATTTATCTTACCTTGAGGTCTATAACGAAACTGTAAGAGATTTACTGTCCCCCGGAAGGCCTCTAGTTCTCAGAGAAGATAAGCAG GGTATTCTGGCAGCAGGTCTTACTCAATATAGGGCATTTTCCACAGATGAG GTAATGGCATTACTTCAGCAAGGGAATTTAAATCGTACAACAGAACCAACTCGTGCAAATGAAACTTCTTCcagatcacatgcaattctGCAG GTCAGTGTTGAATATCGAACAAAAGATGCTCTAAACATTGTTGTCGACCGAATAGGAAAGCTTTCACTTATTGATCTAGCAGGTTCAGAGAGAGCTATCGCAACTGATCAGAGAACTCTTAGATCTCTCGAGGGTGCCAATATTAATAAATCACTTCTTGCCTTAAGCAGTTGCATTAATGCCCTGGTTGAGGGTAAAAAACACATCCCATATCGTAATTCGAAGCTCACTCAACTGTTAAAGGACTCCCTGGGTGGAGCTTGTAATACAGTGATGATTGCAAATATTGGTCCAAGTAGCTTTTCGTTTGGGGAAACACAAAACACACTTCACTGGGCGGATCGAGCCAAAGAGATCCGTTTAAAG GCTTCTGAAGTAAATGAGGAAATGCAAATACCAGATTCCGAAACAGATCAAGCCAAGTTGTTACTCGAGTTACAGAAAGAAAACAGAGAATTACGAGTGGAGTTGGCTCGTCAACAACAAAAGCTGCTAACCATCCAAGCACAAAACTTAGCCTTAAACTCCTCACCCACCCCTTCCACGGTCTCTTCTCTCCTATCCCCGGCTCCATCCTCGTGTCAGCCAAACGAAAAACGAAAACCAAGGTCGTTTTTCTCGGAAAAAAACTGCTTCACACCTGAATCAAAGAAAAAAGTCGGGACTGAATCTGTCAGAGACCTTTCGAAAACAGTAAAGGCGTTGGAGGCAGAAATAGAGAGGTTGAAGAAGGATCACACATTGCAGATAAAACAGAAGGATGGTTATATTAACGAGCTTTCACGGAAAGTTGAAGCATTAAGCCGAGTGGGTGGTGGCGAAGGGGTGGCAGGGGTTATCACCCGATCAAGATTGAAGGCGAAGGAACCAACTAAGGGCGACTCTAAATGCCCTTCTCATCGTTTTCTGTCTCCTGCCCCGACTGCCAAGAAAAGAACCTTTTGGGACATAACGGCAGCTAACAGCCCTTCTATCGCTACCATAACTGGACGAAAGACTCGAAGCCATTTTCTTGCTGGTGCTGCAGCCCCTTCTATGCTTTTACAG CCTGGTTTTTCTCGCCAAATTACCGAAATATTGCAGAGTTAG
- the LOC140837424 gene encoding kinesin-like protein KIN-8A isoform X1, with protein MPVSTRSQNSSSQSQNDGNQGRGSRAPKKDPQEYTQKMGVNPHHGLKEKMKALTLLYEQQKRGLKEPRLLTHPSVDLVGSSKRDEKENKILKNVMREFAFSAHFPYKLPPRPVIDDFKETKRSSTVVRKLSMGPNVELREAKKENIQEMGNLAEKTRSGVSRILVFVRLRPMSKKEKESGSKCCVRIVNRRDVYLTEFSNEKDYLRLKRVRGRHFTFDASFPESTNQREVYCTTTEELVEAVLQGRNGSVFCYGATGAGKTYTMLGTVENPGVMVLAIKDLFNKIRQRSFDGHHEVNLSYLEVYNETVRDLLSPGRPLVLREDKQGILAAGLTQYRAFSTDEVMALLQQGNLNRTTEPTRANETSSRSHAILQVSVEYRTKDALNIVVDRIGKLSLIDLAGSERAIATDQRTLRSLEGANINKSLLALSSCINALVEGKKHIPYRNSKLTQLLKDSLGGACNTVMIANIGPSSFSFGETQNTLHWADRAKEIRLKASEVNEEMQIPDSETDQAKLLLELQKENRELRVELARQQQKLLTIQAQNLALNSSPTPSTVSSLLSPAPSSCQPNEKRKPRSFFSEKNCFTPESKKKVGTESVRDLSKTVKALEAEIERLKKDHTLQIKQKDGYINELSRKVEALSRVGGGEGVAGVITRSRLKAKEPTKGDSKCPSHRFLSPAPTAKKRTFWDITAANSPSIATITGRKTRSHFLAGAAAPSMLLQVLMIKNFISQVIAFFFSSSNLE; from the exons ATGCCCGTATCGACAAGATCACAGAATTCGAGCAGCCAATCACAGAATGATGGGAATCAAGGGAGAGGAAGCAGAGCGCCCAAGAAAGATCCACAAGAATACACCCAGAAGATGGGTGTAAACCCGCACCATGGCCTCAAAGAGAAGATGAAAGCATTGACCCTTTTGTACGAGCAGCAGAAACGGGGCCTCAAGGAGCCTCGATTATTGACGCACCCGAGTGTCGACCTCGTCGGTTCTTCCAAGAGAGATGAGAAAGAGAACAAAATTTTGAAGAATGTGATGAGGGAGTTCGCATTTAGTGCTCATTTTCCGTATAAGTTGCCGCCACGCCCagttattgatgattttaaggAGACAAAAAGGTCGAGTACAGTGGTGAGAAAACTCTCGATGGGGCCTAATGTGGAGTTAAGAGAAGCTAAGAAGGAAAATATCCAAGAAATGGGGAATCTTGCAGAGAAGACGAGAAGCGGGGTGAGCCGGATTCTTGTGTTTGTGAGGTTGAGGCCTATGTCGAAGAAGGAAAAGGAATCTGGATCAAAGTGTTGTGTACGAATCGTGAATAGAAGAGATGTTTATTTGACGGAATTCTCGAATGAGAAAGACTACCTTAGGCTAAAGAGGGTCCGTGGACGACACTTCACGTTTGATGCTTCCTTTCCGGAGTCTACTAACCAACGGGAGGTTTACTGCACAAC aACAGAAGAACTCGTTGAAGCTGTTTTGCAGGGAAGAAATGGCTCGGTCTTCTGTTATGGTGCCACAGGAGCAGGAAAAACTTATACAATGCTTGGTACGGTTGAGAATCCGGGGGTGATGGTCTTAGCTATTAAGGATCTCTTCAACAAAATAAGGCAAAGGAGTTTTGATGGACATCATGAAGTCAATTTATCTTACCTTGAGGTCTATAACGAAACTGTAAGAGATTTACTGTCCCCCGGAAGGCCTCTAGTTCTCAGAGAAGATAAGCAG GGTATTCTGGCAGCAGGTCTTACTCAATATAGGGCATTTTCCACAGATGAG GTAATGGCATTACTTCAGCAAGGGAATTTAAATCGTACAACAGAACCAACTCGTGCAAATGAAACTTCTTCcagatcacatgcaattctGCAG GTCAGTGTTGAATATCGAACAAAAGATGCTCTAAACATTGTTGTCGACCGAATAGGAAAGCTTTCACTTATTGATCTAGCAGGTTCAGAGAGAGCTATCGCAACTGATCAGAGAACTCTTAGATCTCTCGAGGGTGCCAATATTAATAAATCACTTCTTGCCTTAAGCAGTTGCATTAATGCCCTGGTTGAGGGTAAAAAACACATCCCATATCGTAATTCGAAGCTCACTCAACTGTTAAAGGACTCCCTGGGTGGAGCTTGTAATACAGTGATGATTGCAAATATTGGTCCAAGTAGCTTTTCGTTTGGGGAAACACAAAACACACTTCACTGGGCGGATCGAGCCAAAGAGATCCGTTTAAAG GCTTCTGAAGTAAATGAGGAAATGCAAATACCAGATTCCGAAACAGATCAAGCCAAGTTGTTACTCGAGTTACAGAAAGAAAACAGAGAATTACGAGTGGAGTTGGCTCGTCAACAACAAAAGCTGCTAACCATCCAAGCACAAAACTTAGCCTTAAACTCCTCACCCACCCCTTCCACGGTCTCTTCTCTCCTATCCCCGGCTCCATCCTCGTGTCAGCCAAACGAAAAACGAAAACCAAGGTCGTTTTTCTCGGAAAAAAACTGCTTCACACCTGAATCAAAGAAAAAAGTCGGGACTGAATCTGTCAGAGACCTTTCGAAAACAGTAAAGGCGTTGGAGGCAGAAATAGAGAGGTTGAAGAAGGATCACACATTGCAGATAAAACAGAAGGATGGTTATATTAACGAGCTTTCACGGAAAGTTGAAGCATTAAGCCGAGTGGGTGGTGGCGAAGGGGTGGCAGGGGTTATCACCCGATCAAGATTGAAGGCGAAGGAACCAACTAAGGGCGACTCTAAATGCCCTTCTCATCGTTTTCTGTCTCCTGCCCCGACTGCCAAGAAAAGAACCTTTTGGGACATAACGGCAGCTAACAGCCCTTCTATCGCTACCATAACTGGACGAAAGACTCGAAGCCATTTTCTTGCTGGTGCTGCAGCCCCTTCTATGCTTTTACAGGTACTCATGATCAAGAATTTCATATCTCAAGTCATTGCTTTCTTTTTTTCATCTTCAAATCTTGAATAG